Part of the Fimbriimonadia bacterium genome, GTGCCTGGTGATCAGCCCCTACTCGCGGCTGGGAGTGACCGACTCCAATCTGTACACCACCTGCTCCGTGCTCCGCACCATCCAAATGCTGCTCGGCCTTCAGCCTCTGAACCAGTACGATGCGGCTGCCGCGCCCATGTACTCGCTGTTTCGAGCAAAACCGAACACCAAGCCGTACAAGGCGGTGGCGAATCGGGTCTCGACGGATGAGCGCAACCCAGAGAACGCAGTGATGGCAAGGGAGTCGCTTGCGCTGAATCTGGAGGAGTGCGACGCGATGGACATGGACCTGATGAACCGGGTGCTCTGGGCCGACGCAAAGGGTCCGAATGCTCCTTACCCCGTGATCAACCGGACATCCGCCGGGCTGCTGGCAAGGCGCTGAGGGGGACGCCCATCCATTTCTTCCCTGCGTGCGCGTACTATATGGTGTGGGCCGAGTCCAAAGGCCCGCGCGTGAAATGAGCACGTCGCAACAGACCCTAGGCAAATACCAGATCATCCGGGAGATAGCCCGAAGCAACGATATCGTGTACGAGGGCTACGACCCCGGCATGAACCGGCGTGTCGCCCTGAAGGAACTTCTCTTCCCCACCGCCGGAACGCCCACCCAGCGTGAGGAGCGACTTCGGCGCTTCTATCGCGAGGCGAAGGCCGCGGGCAGCCTAGCCCATCCCAACATCGTCACCATCTACGATGTCGGCGAGGACGCGGGCAGACACTTCATCGCCATGGAGTACCTGGAAGGGCGCAACCTGCGCGAATTGCTGGACGTCGAAGGCTGCCTGACCCCCGAGCAGGCCGTGCCTATCATGAAGCAGGTGTTGGACGCTCTGGGCTACGCGCATCGGCACGGCGTCGTGCACCGCGACATCAAGCCGGAGAACATCCAGATACTGGCCGACGGGCGCGTCAAACTCACCGACTTCGGCATCGCCCGCCTCACCTTCGAGCAGTCCATCACCATTGACGGGCAAGTTTTCGGCACGCCCAGCTACATGTCGCCCGAGCAGGTGGTGGGGCGCGACCTGGATGCGCGCACGGACATCTTCTCGTGCGGCGTGGTGCTGTACGAGATGCTCACGGGTGCCAAGCCCTTTGCCGGTGATAGCGTGGTGAGCGTTACCTACGCCATCTGCCACACCGAGCCCACTCCCCCACCAGGTGTGCCGGAACCC contains:
- a CDS encoding serine/threonine protein kinase, with the protein product MSTSQQTLGKYQIIREIARSNDIVYEGYDPGMNRRVALKELLFPTAGTPTQREERLRRFYREAKAAGSLAHPNIVTIYDVGEDAGRHFIAMEYLEGRNLRELLDVEGCLTPEQAVPIMKQVLDALGYAHRHGVVHRDIKPENIQILADGRVKLTDFGIARLTFEQSITIDGQVFGTPSYMSPEQVVGRDLDARTDIFSCGVVLYEMLTGAKPFAGDSVVSVTYAICHTEPTPPPGVPEPFAAVIRKALQKALVMRYGSASEMASALDEALDEVKRAGAQPVAPWLPNATASSYPPPIAYTGPTPYGGIQPPPLPTQQ